In Nymphalis io chromosome 11, ilAglIoxx1.1, whole genome shotgun sequence, one genomic interval encodes:
- the LOC126771874 gene encoding uncharacterized protein LOC126771874, translating into MPLVDITNPAVIIFLIENYEKENRLRLNWIHKHWEQIQQAATLTREPTNYFETDVIAHNMVGGLPTITRDHVVAGLNRRKTAIRDGTFIPGVKHLRHGHSIVDVGLGDLKEDPRLQKAVDDLTPEPVMRPVDPYLEEIIYKSKPEYGREQYLTKRGKILPEKKYYFAESSNCEYGWRIKDSALREKPLHGRCWHLTKSLRTRVGPQPDPSHYKSSELPGASTCTGI; encoded by the coding sequence atgccGTTGGTAGATATCACTAATCCAGcggttataatatttcttattgaaaattatgaaaaagaaaACCGGTTACGTCTGAACTGGATTCATAAGCACTGGGAACAGATACAGCAAGCGGCTACGCTTACTCGTGAACCcacaaattattttgaaactGACGTCATAGCTCATAATATGGTGGGTGGCCTGCCTACCATAACAAGAGATCACGTTGTTGCTGGTTTAAATAGACGAAAGACTGCAATACGCGACGGTACCTTCATACCTGGAGTCAAACATCTCCGCCACGGACATTCCATTGTCGACGTGGGTCTCGGAGACTTAAAAGAGGATCCAAGACTTCAAAAAGCAGTCGATGATTTAACTCCTGAACCTGTTATGCGGCCAGTTGATCCATATCTAGAAGAAATTATATACAAGTCCAAACCCGAATACGGGCGAGAGCAGTACTTAACGAAGCGTGGAAAAATCTTGccagaaaaaaaatactactttgCTGAATCTAGCAATTGCGAATATGGTTGGCGGATCAAGGATAGTGCGTTACGTGAAAAGCCGCTACACGGCAGGTGCTGGCATCTAACTAAATCCTTACGCACTCGAGTCGGTCCGCAACCAGACCCGTCGCATTATAAATCGTCGGAACTACCGGGGGCGTCGACTTGCACTGGTATTTAG